One Corynebacterium appendicis CIP 107643 DNA window includes the following coding sequences:
- a CDS encoding TM2 domain-containing protein → MSTSWQGNSHGQQYDKDGLPVNNSGAGSNNYYAAFAQPQQTQYSQPQYGQPQQGQVQPYNQYQQMPYAPKNKVVAALLFFFLGELGIGNFYMGQTNLGITKLVLFFVGCITAIFLIGFLILGALWLWSLVEMVMVLTGGGGYDRDANGVPLQ, encoded by the coding sequence ATGAGCACCTCTTGGCAGGGCAACTCCCACGGCCAGCAGTACGACAAGGACGGCTTGCCGGTGAACAACTCCGGTGCAGGCTCCAACAACTACTACGCGGCGTTCGCCCAGCCGCAGCAGACTCAGTACTCCCAGCCGCAGTACGGTCAGCCCCAGCAGGGCCAGGTGCAGCCGTACAACCAGTACCAGCAGATGCCGTACGCCCCGAAGAACAAGGTCGTGGCCGCGCTGCTGTTCTTCTTCTTGGGTGAGTTGGGCATCGGCAACTTCTACATGGGGCAGACCAACCTCGGTATCACCAAGCTCGTCCTGTTCTTCGTCGGCTGCATCACGGCGATCTTCCTCATCGGCTTCCTCATTCTCGGCGCGCTGTGGCTGTGGTCTCTGGTGGAAATGGTCATGGTCCTCACCGGTGGCGGCGGCTACGACCGCGACGCTAACGGTGTGCCGCTGCAGTAA
- the lysS gene encoding lysine--tRNA ligase — MTTQDLSEQQQIRRAKREKLLEQGKDAYPVEVDRTTSLRELREKYTVVESGADGVTTLEAGQETQDEVAVAGRIMFQRNTGKLCFATLQEGDGTQLQVMLSLAEVGEEALADWKADTDLGDIVSVRGRVIASKRGELSVMAKSWHMASKALRPLPVAFADMNEEQRVRYRYTDLIMREDARKNALTRIKVIAALRKYLTGLDFVEVETPMLQTLHGGAAARPFETHSNALDIDLYLRIAPELYLKRCVVGGIERVFEINRNFRNEGVDSSHSPEFTMMETYQAWGTYKEGAETIKGAVQFCAQEVFGSTTVTLADGTEYDLGGEWKVLEMYPSLNEALARKFPGQPEVTIDSTVDDLKGIAAEIGVKVPENAGWGHGKLVEEIWEELCSDQLYEPTFVINFPVETSPLTRDHRSKPRVTEKWDLYVRGFELATGYSELVDPVIQRERFEDQARLAADGDDEAMVLDEDFLAAMEQGMPPTAGTGMGIDRLLMALTGLGIRETVLFPMVRPEA; from the coding sequence GTGACTACCCAGGACCTTTCAGAGCAGCAGCAGATCCGCCGCGCAAAGCGCGAAAAACTCCTCGAGCAGGGCAAAGACGCGTACCCGGTGGAGGTGGACCGGACGACGTCGTTACGCGAACTGCGCGAGAAATACACCGTCGTTGAATCTGGCGCTGACGGGGTGACCACCCTCGAGGCTGGCCAGGAGACACAGGACGAGGTCGCGGTCGCGGGCCGCATCATGTTCCAGCGCAACACGGGCAAGCTGTGCTTTGCGACGCTCCAAGAAGGCGACGGCACCCAACTCCAGGTCATGCTCTCCTTGGCTGAAGTCGGCGAGGAAGCTCTCGCCGATTGGAAGGCCGACACGGACTTGGGCGACATCGTCTCCGTGCGCGGCCGCGTCATCGCCTCCAAGCGCGGCGAGCTGTCCGTCATGGCGAAGTCCTGGCACATGGCGTCCAAGGCGCTGCGCCCGCTGCCCGTCGCGTTCGCCGACATGAACGAAGAGCAGCGCGTGCGCTACCGCTACACCGACCTGATCATGCGCGAAGACGCCCGGAAGAATGCGCTGACCCGCATCAAGGTCATCGCTGCGCTGCGCAAGTACCTCACCGGGCTGGACTTCGTCGAGGTCGAGACCCCGATGCTGCAGACGCTGCACGGCGGCGCCGCCGCGCGCCCCTTCGAGACGCACTCCAACGCCCTCGACATCGACCTCTACCTGCGCATCGCGCCGGAGCTCTACCTCAAGCGTTGCGTCGTCGGCGGCATCGAGCGCGTCTTCGAGATCAACCGCAACTTCCGCAACGAGGGCGTCGACAGCTCCCACAGCCCGGAATTCACCATGATGGAGACCTACCAGGCGTGGGGAACCTACAAGGAAGGCGCCGAAACCATCAAGGGCGCCGTCCAGTTCTGCGCCCAGGAAGTCTTCGGTTCCACCACCGTCACGCTTGCCGACGGCACTGAGTACGACCTCGGCGGCGAATGGAAAGTCCTGGAAATGTACCCGTCCCTCAATGAAGCGCTGGCGCGCAAATTCCCCGGCCAGCCCGAGGTGACCATCGACTCCACCGTCGACGATCTCAAGGGCATCGCCGCCGAAATCGGCGTCAAGGTGCCCGAGAACGCCGGCTGGGGCCACGGCAAACTCGTCGAGGAAATCTGGGAAGAGCTCTGCTCCGACCAGCTCTACGAGCCGACCTTCGTGATCAACTTCCCGGTCGAGACCTCCCCGCTGACCCGCGACCACCGTTCCAAGCCCCGCGTCACCGAGAAGTGGGACCTCTACGTCCGCGGCTTCGAGCTGGCCACCGGCTACTCCGAGCTCGTCGACCCCGTCATCCAGCGCGAGCGCTTCGAAGACCAGGCCCGCCTCGCCGCCGACGGCGATGACGAAGCCATGGTCCTCGACGAGGACTTCCTCGCCGCGATGGAGCAAGGCATGCCGCCCACAGCCGGCACCGGCATGGGCATCGATCGCCTTCTCATGGCTCTGACCGGCCTGGGCATCCGCGAGACCGTACTGTTCCCGATGGTGCGCCCGGAGGCGTAG
- a CDS encoding pantoate--beta-alanine ligase, with amino-acid sequence MSFEPGKAVVVTDPAQLATYGRAFRKTGKRVVLVPLGKGLHAGHIALIRAAKSLLGGVVMVTYNGDDVPEDFAREGVDVVFHGELPTEVRVVPQLDHLEDPAQVARAVTRTIAAINATHATDVVVGEKDFEELVALQQAVSGLRMEVQLHSLPTVRAGNGVAMSLRNADVPEQFQDDALALSAALTAGAHAAEHGPEKVIETARGVLEAAGITPDYLALRSLSFGDAPAVGDARLLAAARFGDVRLIDNVGVPVGVGFKNMGEQPGP; translated from the coding sequence ATGAGTTTTGAACCTGGTAAAGCTGTCGTGGTCACTGACCCCGCGCAGCTGGCGACGTATGGCCGCGCCTTCCGCAAGACCGGTAAGCGCGTGGTGCTCGTGCCGCTCGGAAAAGGTTTGCACGCGGGGCACATCGCGCTGATCCGCGCGGCGAAATCGCTGCTCGGCGGCGTCGTCATGGTGACCTACAATGGCGACGACGTCCCGGAGGACTTCGCGCGCGAGGGTGTCGATGTCGTCTTCCACGGCGAGCTTCCCACCGAGGTCCGCGTCGTGCCGCAGCTCGACCACCTCGAAGACCCGGCGCAGGTAGCGCGGGCTGTCACGCGCACGATCGCCGCGATCAACGCCACCCACGCCACCGATGTCGTGGTGGGCGAGAAGGACTTCGAGGAGCTCGTCGCGCTCCAGCAGGCGGTCAGCGGATTGCGCATGGAGGTTCAGCTGCACAGCCTGCCCACTGTTCGGGCGGGAAACGGCGTGGCCATGTCGCTACGAAACGCCGATGTGCCCGAGCAGTTCCAGGACGACGCGCTCGCGCTGTCCGCCGCGCTCACCGCCGGCGCGCACGCCGCAGAGCACGGCCCCGAGAAAGTCATCGAGACCGCCCGCGGCGTCCTCGAGGCCGCCGGTATCACCCCCGACTACCTCGCGTTGCGCTCCCTGTCCTTCGGAGACGCGCCCGCCGTCGGCGACGCCCGCCTGCTCGCCGCCGCGCGCTTCGGCGACGTGCGTCTCATCGACAATGTCGGCGTCCCCGTCGGGGTCGGCTTCAAGAACATGGGCGAGCAGCCTGGGCCGTAA
- a CDS encoding DUF6779 domain-containing protein: MTAENRSRDGGNVWMIVLIALALIATVIMLFSDSAVWLQIALLAALWAAICGFLLVTRTRNDRDRARAELDAREREYQAELEALRARNEADRHALEAARAGEGLPPAVDTEVLREIRAELATLRAQLEDLSGREFGYEPAALQAEARRVKEIEARASRVAPQPQQPARDPQAAAQPAQPQRAAQPQPAHQPQREQQAPQPQSRPKQRPQQPAQPTPQAAQPQRPEPSRQQPQQAQPKPAPAPEKPKQWPEQPQRGESTRWSAPNDKEVTSRIKPVRDADEDQAINALTKQPGQQQAEQQPQQPQQRPAAQDQPRQQPHVHRGPSSDAVAGRVGSHRAPEGRNPLTDLIRERQEELDRERELQQRQQQEAQQRRERRVEQKRREEQRRREEEARRAKEARRAEEAHKAEEARKAEQARQAEAEQEADSRGRRRADENREGALTVAELLARSKKGQ, encoded by the coding sequence ATGACTGCGGAAAATCGGTCGCGCGACGGCGGCAATGTGTGGATGATCGTCCTGATCGCTCTGGCACTCATCGCTACAGTGATCATGCTGTTCAGCGACTCCGCCGTATGGCTGCAAATCGCCCTGTTGGCCGCCCTGTGGGCCGCCATCTGCGGCTTCCTCCTGGTCACCCGCACCCGCAACGACCGTGACCGCGCCCGCGCCGAGCTCGACGCCCGCGAGCGCGAATACCAGGCTGAGCTCGAAGCTCTCCGCGCCCGCAACGAAGCCGACCGCCACGCCCTCGAGGCCGCCCGCGCCGGCGAAGGCCTGCCCCCGGCCGTCGACACCGAGGTCCTCCGCGAGATCCGCGCCGAGCTGGCCACCCTCCGCGCCCAGCTCGAGGACCTCTCCGGCCGCGAGTTCGGCTACGAGCCCGCCGCCCTCCAGGCCGAGGCCCGCCGGGTGAAGGAGATCGAGGCCCGCGCCAGCCGTGTCGCGCCCCAGCCGCAGCAGCCGGCGCGCGATCCGCAGGCCGCCGCCCAGCCGGCACAACCGCAGCGCGCTGCGCAGCCGCAACCCGCGCACCAGCCGCAGCGTGAGCAGCAGGCGCCGCAGCCCCAGTCCCGGCCGAAGCAGCGCCCCCAGCAACCGGCGCAGCCGACCCCGCAGGCCGCACAGCCGCAGCGCCCCGAGCCGTCCCGCCAGCAGCCGCAGCAAGCCCAGCCGAAGCCGGCCCCGGCGCCTGAGAAGCCGAAGCAGTGGCCAGAGCAGCCGCAGCGCGGCGAGTCCACGCGTTGGTCCGCACCCAACGACAAGGAAGTCACCTCCCGCATCAAACCGGTGCGCGACGCGGACGAGGACCAGGCCATCAACGCGCTGACAAAGCAGCCCGGTCAGCAGCAGGCAGAGCAGCAGCCGCAACAACCGCAGCAGCGCCCGGCCGCGCAAGATCAGCCGCGGCAACAACCGCACGTGCACCGCGGCCCGTCGTCGGATGCCGTCGCAGGTCGCGTCGGCTCGCACCGCGCGCCGGAAGGCCGCAACCCGCTGACGGATCTCATCCGCGAGCGCCAGGAAGAGCTCGACCGCGAGCGCGAACTCCAACAGCGTCAGCAGCAGGAGGCCCAGCAGCGTCGCGAGCGCCGCGTAGAGCAGAAACGTCGCGAGGAACAGCGGCGCCGTGAGGAGGAGGCCCGCCGTGCAAAGGAGGCACGCCGCGCCGAGGAAGCCCACAAGGCAGAAGAAGCCCGCAAGGCTGAACAGGCGCGTCAAGCCGAGGCGGAGCAGGAAGCTGATTCCCGCGGCCGCCGCCGCGCGGACGAGAACCGCGAAGGCGCACTCACCGTCGCTGAGTTGCTCGCACGCAGCAAGAAGGGTCAGTAG